The Aeoliella mucimassa genome includes the window ATCGCATTTTCGCGAAGATTCGTCGCTTTAAAATCGGCCTCAGCAACAGCTGCGAATTTGAATCCCTGTCCGTAGTCTTCGAGTTGCTTGGCCGCGAGCGGAGTTAAGCAACCCATGGCAGTGGTCTGATCGCCGGTCGAGATGGCCTTGAGAAACTTGGTCGACGAAACTACCGCGGGATGCTTGTTGATATCCGACGCGCTGGCCGACGCCGACGTAGCGGTGCCACCTGTCGACGGAGCATTCGAAGCGGTATCGCCTCCCCCGCAACCGAGGGCAGTAACAAAGGTCAGGCTAACGAGAGCACAAAGACAACGCATGGCGCGTGCCTCCTCCTTGAGAAACAATGGGTCGAAAACACGTGTGGGGCGGGGAGTTTTGCAAACCCCCGCCCCACCGTCAAGACGAATTCAACGCTTGTTGCTACCAGGAGCAGCTCGCGAAAAACACTTATAAACCAGGAGTGGTCGAGACATCGGCCGACGATTCTTCGGGCCGGGCCTCGAGCTTGCTCTTGAGCGTATCGAGTTCCTTTTGCAGTTTCGCTTGCTGCTTGGTGAGATCGCCGAGCTGTTTGCGAAGTTCCTGCACTTCCCGCGGGACGAAGGGGGCATCGTCTTCCAGCTTCTTGATCGCCGCGGCCGCAGCGGTTGCGTTGCGACCTTCCCCTTCGCGATCGGCGTACGAACGCAGAGCGGCAACGGCCGTGCGATCGCCCAATTCGCCGAGGGCTTCGATCGCTCCCTGGCGGGCCTTGCGCGAAGGATCTTGCAGGGCGTCTTCGAGCATGTCGCGAACCGGTTGCTTGTCGTCGGCTTCCTTCCACAGCTTGGCCAGCACCTGCAGCGCCCGACCGTAGTCGCGATCGCCGAACTTCTGGCGGTCGCGCTGCAGCACTGCTAGCACTTTGCCCCGCAGCGAAACATCGCCCGACGCCCCGAGCGCGCCGATGGCTGCCATGGCAATCTTGTTCTCGAAGCTCGGTCGATCGAGCGCCAGGATCAAGGTGTTTTGCACGTCGTCAGCGGGGTACTTGCCGAGCCCCCGCACGGCAGTCGCCACGATGGCGGTGTTCGACTCGTTCTCGACCACTTGCTTCAGGATCTCAAGCGTGGCCGGCTTATAGAACTTACCGATGCTCTCGACCACCGATCGACGCACGCGGGCGTCGGACTGGGTCATGCTTTCGGTCAACGCGGCAAACGCTTCGTCGGTGCCGAGCTTTTCGAGCGACTCGGCCGTTCGATACGCACCCCGTAGTAACCATCGTTGTTAAGGGTTTCCTTAAGGGCTTCCACCGATTTGTGGTTGTCCTTCTTGCCCAGCACG containing:
- a CDS encoding HEAT repeat domain-containing protein translates to MTESMTQSDARVRRSVVESIGKFYKPATLEILKQVVENESNTAIVATAVRGLGKYPADDVQNTLILALDRPSFENKIAMAAIGALGASGDVSLRGKVLAVLQRDRQKFGDRDYGRALQVLAKLWKEADDKQPVRDMLEDALQDPSRKARQGAIEALGELGDRTAVAALRSYADREGEGRNATAAAAAIKKLEDDAPFVPREVQELRKQLGDLTKQQAKLQKELDTLKSKLEARPEESSADVSTTPGL